Below is a genomic region from Elusimicrobiota bacterium.
GCCCGGCGCGGGGAACGGCCCGACGTGGTGGCGGCCGCTCGGGCGGCCCGGGCCGGCGGGGCCGACAGCGTCACGGTTCATCTGCGCGAAGACCGGCGCCACATTCAGGACAAGGACGTCTCCCTTCTTCGCAAGGAAAAGGGGTTCCGACTTAATTTGGAAATGGCCGCCACGGAAGAAATGGTGCGCATTGCCCGGGTGATCCGCCCGGACAGCGTGTGCCTGGTGCCCGAAAAGCGCCAGGAATTGACCACCGAAGGCGGCTTGAACGTGGAGCGGGAACTTTCCCGCCTTCGGGAGATCTGCCGGAAGATCCAAAGCAAAGGGATCGTCGTGAGTTTGTTCATCGACCCGGACCCGGCGCAACTTCAAGCGGCCAAAGACGTGGGGGCCGATTGGGTCGAGCTCCACACCGGGGCCTACGCCGGGGCCGCCGGATCGGCCCGGGCGGCCGAACTCGGAAAAATGGAAGCGGTCGGCGCGGCCGCCGTCGGCCTCGGGTTGGGGTTGAACGCGGGGCACGGGCTGGACTACGACAACGTCGTGCCCGTGGCCCGGCTGCCCCGGATGCAGGAATTGAACATCGGATTTTCCATCATCGCCCGGGCGCTTTTCGTCGGTTTGGAAGCGGCCGTTCGCGAAATGAAAACGCTCGTCGCTCGGGCCTAGGAGTTTTTTATGTGCGGCATCGTCGGCTACATCGGCAAGAACGAAGCGTCGGACGTTCTCCTGGACGGTTTGCGGCGTTTGGAATACCGCGGCTACGACTCCGCGGGGATGGTGGTTCTGGACGGCGGCCGCCTCGACATCCGGCGCAGCGTCGGAAAATTGGCGAACCTGGAGGCCCTGCTCAAACGCGAGCCGTTGAAGGGGGGCGCGGGCGTCGGTCACACCCGCTGGGCCACCCACGGCCGACCCTCCGAGGAAAACGCGCACCCCCACCGGGACGCCACGGGCCGCGTGGTGGTCGTCCACAACGGCATCATTGAAAATTACACCGCCTTGAAGGCCGGTCTGCTGGCCCGGGGCGTCAAATTCGCTTCCCAGACCGACACCGAGGTCGTGGCGCATCTGGTCGGGGAAGCCATCGCCCGGCGGCGGTCCAAGGCCGCGCTGTCGGCCGACCAATTCGTGGAGGCGGTGCGGGAGGCGTTGTCCGAGGTCAAGGGCACCTACGCTTTGGGCATCGTGTCCGCCGACTGCCCCGGCGTCGTTTTGGGCGCCCGCCGGGAATGCCCGCTTTTGATCGGTGTGGGCGAAGGGGAAAACTTTTTGGCGTCCGACGCCCCCGCCATCCTCTCGCACACGCGGGAAGCCGTGTTCCTGCAGGACGGGGACATGGCCGTGTTGACCGCGGAAGCCTACCGGGTGATTTCCATCGACACCGGGCGCCCCGTGGAACGAAAGAAAGTTCACCTGCCCTGGGACCCTCTCCAAGCCGAGAAGGCCGGCTACCGCCATTTCATGCTGAAGGAAATCCACGAACAGCCCCGGGCGTTGGAAGACACCCTGCGCGGGCGGCTCAACCTCGACGAAACCGGCGTGCACCTCGACACGCTCAAACTCTCCGAGGAGCAAATCCGCGGATTTAAAAAGATGACCATCGTGGCCTGCGGCACCTCCTTCCACGCGGGCCTGGTGGCGCGCTACCTGTTTGAAAAATGGGTCAAAGCGCCCTGCGACGTGGAAATCGCCTCCGAGTACCGCTACCGGGATCCCCTCATCGGCCCGGGCGATTTGGTGGTGGCCATTTCCCAGTCGGGGGAAACCGCCGACACCATCGCCGCCCTTCGCCACGCCAAGGAAAAAGGCGCCCGCACCCTGGCCGTTTGCAACGTCGTCGGCTCGACCCTGTACCGCGAGGCGCACGGAAAAATTCTGACCCATTGCGGCCCGGAGATCGGGGTGGCCAGCACCAAGGCGTTCACCTCCCAGCTGGTGGTTCTCTACCTGCTCGCCGTGTACGGGGGGCTCCTTCGCGGGACCCTCCCCCGGGCGGAGGTCGAGAAAATTCTCCAAGACCTTCTCCACCTGCCCCGTTGGGTGGGCGACGCGCTCAAGGAGGATCCGGGAATTCTGGCCCTGGCCAAGAAGTTTTCCCACAGCCACAATTTCCTTTACCTCGGGCGGAACTTGAACTACCCCATCGCCCTGGAAGGCGCCCTCAAACTCAAGGAAATCTCCTACATCCACGCCGAAGGCTATCCGTCCGGCGAACTCAAGCACGGGCCCATCGCCTTGATCGACGAGGACATGCCGGTGGTGGCCATCGCGACCCCGTCGCCCGTGTACGACAAAATGATGTCCAACCTGGAAGAAGTCTCGGCCCGGGGCGGAAAGGTGATCGCCCTCGCGGCCCGGGGCGACGCCCGGGTGGCCGCGCTGACCCCGGACGTGATCCCGATGCCGGAGGTTCCGGACTATTTGAGCCCCATGGTGAACGTCGTGCCGCTTCAACTTCTCGCCTACCACATCGCCGTTCTGCGCGGGTGCGACGTCGACCAGCCCCGCAACCTGGCCAAATCCGTCACGGTCGAATAACGCGCCCGGTTCCGCGCGTGCGCCTCGATTGGTTGGGCGGGACATTCCTTTTGATCGGGGTCGGCGCGGCCCCGGCCGCGGCGGCCGCCCCGGCCAAGTCCTTGGGGGCGACGCTCAACGCGGAAGCCGTTTTGAGCCTCCTGGGCGGCCGTTACGACGACCGGGAAGGCGCCGCGCGGCTGCGCGTTCCCATGGACGGCGGGGAAGAGGCCGAATGCCGGGCCTATTTGCTGGACGTGGCCGCCTGGTCCTCCGACGGGAAAGACCGCGCCCTCTTTCTCACCAAAACCCTTTGCGCGGGCCACGACGCCCACGTGGACGGCGCCCTGCTCGGCGGCGGCGTCCTGGAGAAACGCGACGGGCGTTGGGTCCCCGTGAACGTCAGCCCCACCATCGCGGAATTCGGGGCCTTCGGCGACTTCAACGGCGACGTGTCCACGGTTCCTCTCGGGGAAAATCGAATCGGTTTTCTGCTTCAAGCGGAGGGCATGCATCAGGGCGTCAGCGCCGGGGCGGTGTCCCTCTGGGGGATGCGCGGGGATCGCCTGGCGGAAATTCTTCCCGCCACGATTGTTTCCGAAGACGGGTGCGCGGGCCAGGAATGCGTGGACACCGTCAAGGAACAGGACCGGTTTGAAAAGCAGGTGGGCTACCGCCCGCCCTTGCGCTGGGCCTACGGTTCCGCGCTGAACTGGACGGCCGCCGCGGGCCCGGGCTGGAACGAACTGGTGGTGACCACCACCGGCACCGAATCGGATTGGACCGACGACCGGCAAACGGTGAAACCGGTCCGTCGAACGCGCCGCTTCGTGTTTTCCGAAGCGGAGGGCGTCTACCTGGAGCAACCCTGATTTATGGCGAAATCGATTGCGATCATCGGCGGAGGTCCCGGCGGCGAGGCCGCGGCGAAACGCGCCGCCGCCCGGGGCGCCCGGGTCACGCTCGTCGAAAAAAACCGCTTGGGCGGCGTCTGCCTCAATTGGGGATGCATTCCCTCCAAGGCCCTGCTGGAAGCCGGGCGGTTGGTTCACGCCGTGTCCGCCGCCGGCGCGTACGCCTCGGGGGGCGTGGATTTCCGGATTCGGTGGGCGGACCTTCAAAAAAAGAAAGACGATTTGGTCTCGAATCTGCGAGCGTCCTTGGCGCAGAATTACCAACGATTGGGCGTTCGCGTGGTGGAAGGGGCGGCGACGTTTGTCGATTCGGCCACCCTGGTCGTTCAGACCTCCGCGGGGGCCGAACGGATTTCGTTTGACGCGGCCGTGGTGGCCACGGGATCCGTTCCGTTTTTTCCGCCGCCCTTCGCCGCTCTCTCGGGAACGTTTCTGGATTCGGACCGGGCGCTTTCCCTGGAGCGTCTTCCCGCCTCGATCGCGGTGGTGGGCGGCGGCGCGGTGGGGTGCGAATTCGCCTGCCTTTTTCGGGAGTTGGGCGTGGCCGTCTCGATCATTGAAAAAACGGAGGCGCTCCTGCCCGGGGAAGATCCCGCGGTGGTGCGCGTTCTTCAAGGGGCTTTCGCCTCCCGGGGGATCGACGTCCGGGTCGGAACCACGGTGCGCTCCGCCCAACGGGGGCCGTCCGGGTGGTCCCTGGAATTGACGGACGGCGGGTCGGTGTCGGTGGAAGAGCTTTTGGTTTGCGTGGGTCGCAAACCCTCCGTGGCGGGACTGGGCCTCGACGCCGCGGGCGTGCGCGTGGAGAACGACCGGCCGGTGGTCGACGCCTTTTTAAGAACCTCCCACCCGGCGGTGTACGCGGTGGGCGACCTGAACGGGTTGTCGCTGTTGGCCCACGCGGCCGCGGCCCAGGGGGAAATCGCCGTGGATCACGTCTTCGGCGAAGCGCGGCCCTACCGCAACGAACGGGTGCCCCGTTGCCTGTACACCTGGCCGGAGGTGGCCAGCGTCGGGGACTGGACGCACACCGCCCAGGCCCGGGGACTGGAGACCAAGGCGCAGCGATTTTTCTTCAAGGGATCGGCCAAGGCTCTGGCCGCCAACGAGGGCGACGGGTTTCTTCAGGTGGTTTCCGAAAAGAGCGGCGGAAAACTTCTCGGGGCCCAAATCGTCGGGCCCCACGCGACGGAAATCATCCACGTGTTCGCGATGGCCCTCGCCGCCGAAAGGACCGTGTCCCAAATGCGGGACGTGATCTACGCCCACCCCACCTTGTCCGAGGGGATCCGGGAGGCTTTGTCCCGATGACGTCCCCGGCCTCTTTTCGCCCGCGATTGCCGGCGTTTTTAAAGCGAACCGTCCCTGCGGGGGCCACCTACGAACGGCTCCAGGACGCCCGGCGGGAAAGCGAACTGCCCACGGTTTGCGAAGAGGCCCGTTGCCCCAACCGAACGGAATGCTGGACCCGGGG
It encodes:
- a CDS encoding pyridoxine 5'-phosphate synthase; this encodes MPHLGVNIDHVATLRQARRGERPDVVAAARAARAGGADSVTVHLREDRRHIQDKDVSLLRKEKGFRLNLEMAATEEMVRIARVIRPDSVCLVPEKRQELTTEGGLNVERELSRLREICRKIQSKGIVVSLFIDPDPAQLQAAKDVGADWVELHTGAYAGAAGSARAAELGKMEAVGAAAVGLGLGLNAGHGLDYDNVVPVARLPRMQELNIGFSIIARALFVGLEAAVREMKTLVARA
- the glmS gene encoding glutamine--fructose-6-phosphate transaminase (isomerizing) — encoded protein: MCGIVGYIGKNEASDVLLDGLRRLEYRGYDSAGMVVLDGGRLDIRRSVGKLANLEALLKREPLKGGAGVGHTRWATHGRPSEENAHPHRDATGRVVVVHNGIIENYTALKAGLLARGVKFASQTDTEVVAHLVGEAIARRRSKAALSADQFVEAVREALSEVKGTYALGIVSADCPGVVLGARRECPLLIGVGEGENFLASDAPAILSHTREAVFLQDGDMAVLTAEAYRVISIDTGRPVERKKVHLPWDPLQAEKAGYRHFMLKEIHEQPRALEDTLRGRLNLDETGVHLDTLKLSEEQIRGFKKMTIVACGTSFHAGLVARYLFEKWVKAPCDVEIASEYRYRDPLIGPGDLVVAISQSGETADTIAALRHAKEKGARTLAVCNVVGSTLYREAHGKILTHCGPEIGVASTKAFTSQLVVLYLLAVYGGLLRGTLPRAEVEKILQDLLHLPRWVGDALKEDPGILALAKKFSHSHNFLYLGRNLNYPIALEGALKLKEISYIHAEGYPSGELKHGPIALIDEDMPVVAIATPSPVYDKMMSNLEEVSARGGKVIALAARGDARVAALTPDVIPMPEVPDYLSPMVNVVPLQLLAYHIAVLRGCDVDQPRNLAKSVTVE
- the lpdA gene encoding dihydrolipoyl dehydrogenase: MAKSIAIIGGGPGGEAAAKRAAARGARVTLVEKNRLGGVCLNWGCIPSKALLEAGRLVHAVSAAGAYASGGVDFRIRWADLQKKKDDLVSNLRASLAQNYQRLGVRVVEGAATFVDSATLVVQTSAGAERISFDAAVVATGSVPFFPPPFAALSGTFLDSDRALSLERLPASIAVVGGGAVGCEFACLFRELGVAVSIIEKTEALLPGEDPAVVRVLQGAFASRGIDVRVGTTVRSAQRGPSGWSLELTDGGSVSVEELLVCVGRKPSVAGLGLDAAGVRVENDRPVVDAFLRTSHPAVYAVGDLNGLSLLAHAAAAQGEIAVDHVFGEARPYRNERVPRCLYTWPEVASVGDWTHTAQARGLETKAQRFFFKGSAKALAANEGDGFLQVVSEKSGGKLLGAQIVGPHATEIIHVFAMALAAERTVSQMRDVIYAHPTLSEGIREALSR